Below is a window of Mucilaginibacter sp. PAMC 26640 DNA.
AATGTGGTTCTATCTTTATTTTTTTAAATCCCGGGGCATAGCTGTCTATCCCTAAAACGGTTCTGAAAAACTCAATATTTGGACTTGATCCCCAGGCATGGCAATCTGAACGCGATGTGTTGACATCCGAGTATTCGGCCCACGTGGTAAGGCCCATCGCCATGTTTTCCCTATAAATGCCAAGCCAGTTGAGGTAGTCGTTACCCCGGCCTGCCTTTGCCAATGCCTGATTGAGATAGTATTTGAAATAAACCGAACACTGTGTGAGGCTTTTGTTGTTAAGTAGTCCGTTAGCCACTGCCGGCAAATCAGCTTTGCTTACCATACCAGTGAGGATGGCCAGCGAATTTGCATGTTGCGAGTAGCCGGTTTTTTCCCTGGTATCGGCATACAGCTTTTTAGCCGGATCCCAGTATTTGCGCTGAATGGTAACCTTTAATTGCGCTGCCTTTTGGTTGTATAAAGCAGCGTATTCTTTCAATCCAATTTTAGCTTCCATATCAGCCGCCCATTGGTAGGCATACAAAAGCTGCAGGTCATAAATCGCGGCGCTGCCATCGTTTCCATCAATTCCACCGGCCATATTGCCTGCCCAGTCTACAAAAGCCCAATAGGGCGTGTCTTTCAACGAGCCGTCTGCTTGCTGGTACCGGGTAAAAAATTGCAGCACGCCACGTGCACCCGGCAATTTATCTTTAATAAAGTCGTCGTCGCCGCGATACATCCAGTAATCATGCAGCATACCGATATACCAGAGCGAAAATGGAGAGATCACCTGCGTTCCGTTTGATGGATAGCAACTCGCCGTTACGCCCTCCGGTAAGCGCGAGTGATCAATTTGTGTCAGCGCATTTCGGGCCAGCTTATCGTCGGATGTGTTGAAATAGGATACTACCGCCTGGATCCGGGTATCGCCGATGTATTGCAGCTGCTCATAATAAGGGCAGTCTGTATAGGTTTCCCAGGCATTTAGCCTGGCCGTGCGCCAGCCAATATCCAGCATCTGGTTTATTTCGCTGTTGTCTGTATGAATTGAGGATGTTCGTTTGAAGGGGTAGCCGGTAAAGGTTCCATAAAGGTCGTCGATCACCAGCGGCTCATTACTGGTTTTTACAAACAACTTGATGTAGCGATAAGTACGAAAGTTTAAAGTGGTAAATGATTGGCCCTTACTGCCATCTGCTATAAGGCTGTCCGTCCGGCCAATAAATTCCTTTCCATCAACTTCATTGCGGTTTCCCTTATTTACGCCCTTTGTGCCATTCTCATAAAGCGATTCTGCATAGCCAAGCGAGATGCCTGCATCCTTGCCACCGCTAAATTTAAAAGTTACGAAAGCGTTTGTTTCGAACGATTGATCCAGCAGCAACGATACCGTTGTGTTGGGTGGGATCGTCACTGCAGTCGTTCTTTCCGGAAAGCCTGCGGGGACATCAATACCGGTTGCGCTGCGGAGTTTGGCCAGCCGCTGGTAGGTCATTTCTCTTGCCGGGAGGGTGGAGGGTACAAGTGCCCATTCTATGCCCCACGCTGTTCCTTTACGTTTCGCGTCGGTTATTTTATTGGCGCCGGGCCATTTGCTATCGTCGAAATCCACAGCCGTCCAGTCTCCTTTTATGGCGTTATTCATATTTACCATTTCGCCTTTGCTGGCAGCAAAAAAATAACCGGGGATAGGCTGATGGCCATTATCCGGAACGCCCTTCCAGGTACTATTGGTATTCAGGGAATCTTCCGCAGGTGAATTACCTTGCAATACAAAACCTGCCCTAACACTTATTTGCGCCGCCGGGCTAAATCTGCCTTCGTTCCAAACAAGTGCTGCTACAGCATTTTTACCGGATTGGAGGTAAGGTGCCAGGTTCACCGTTTCATAATTCCAGAAATACGTATCACCACGAGCCGGGCCTAAAGATACCAGTGTACCATTTACATAGAGTTTGTACCGGTTATCGGCCGATATATGCACCCAGAAGCTGGATGGCTTTGCTTTTAAGCTGATGCATTTGCGGAAGTAATATACACCGTATTCTTTACCATGGTCAAACGGAGCAGATATCCATTGCCCTTTCCAATCTCTTGGGGCGGTTGGTGCATCGGGGGTTTGAGCTTTAAGGGTTTGTGCAGCCACCAATAAAAAGGCTGGCAGCAATAACGTGAATAATGATCTCATCAGGGTTGGTGCTTGGGTCAGCAATGATAAAGAAAAATTAAATAAATCGATTTAGCAAATTGAAATAATTTAATGATCTTAAGAAATCAGCTGAAACAATTATCCAGGGGTATTTGCGGGTGTCTTAAAAAATGAGAAGGAAGAATGGCCATACTTCCGTTGCTCCACAAAGGCGGGGTGGTTGCTCAGGTTTTGAAGCGATTGATGTTCAACGATTAGCAATCCATCAGGTTTAAGCAGCTGTTTGTCAAATATGATTTTCGGTATCTCCGGAATCTTGTTAAGATCGTAAGGCGGATCGGCAAAGATCAGATCGTACTGCTCCGTTTCCATCTCCAGATATTTGAAAACATCTGCCTTAAAGGTTTGCACATTAGTGAGGCCATGCTGGCGGGTGGTGTCTTTTACGTAAAAAACACATTGCTGGCTACGGTCAACCCCGGTAACCTGGGCCGCACCGCGAGAGGCAAATTCCATAGCAATATTACCAGTGCCGCTAAACAGATCGAGTACGGTGATGTCTTCAAACTCAATTTGGTTTAGCAGGATATTAAATAACGCCTCTTTGGCAAGGTCGGTTGTAGGGCGTACGGGTAAATTCTTAGGCGGGTTAAGCCGCAAACCTTTTAGTTTTCCTCCGATGATGCGCATAGCGATAAGGCCGCAAGGCTAAGTATTTTGTGAGGTATAACCTGTTCTGGCAAATCCAAAACCTGGATACGATTAATTCTTACTTTTCCAAAAAACTCGGCTAAGTAGCTGACAGATTTGTCTGATATGCTTACATCGCCGCTTAGGACTAATGTCAAGTCGGCTGGGCTCAGGTTCAATTCGTTCGCTACAAAGGCGCTGAAATAGGCCAGTTCTTCATGGTTTTTGTACAGGAACGAATTGTAAAAGCGCAACCTGTCCTGGGTGAAATTAAGCAGTTCCACTGTGTCGTTTTCAATATTTAAAAACAAATCGGTGCTGGTAGGATAGTTATTTGCAATGGCAGCTATCCATCCTTTAGCACGGTGAACAACGGTTTCATTTGGTAAACGACCATGTGTTTCAGCCAATGCTGCATCAACCTTATAAACAATGGTATTTTTATCGTCCAATGGTTGAGCAAAAACTTTGTCACTAGCACCAACATCCAACAGGCGGGCAATATTGGCGGCATATTCATTGTCGAACAAACTTTCGGGAACCAGTGTAAAGCCGGTTGCACAAAGCCCGGTAATCACCTTGTTGTAATTTGCGGTAAGCACATCCCGTAGTTCGCGCGGATCGCTCAACTCATTAAGCGGGCAATTTTCGGCCCAGGCCACTAACCTTTTCCCTTCAGCAATTGCATAGCTAAAACTATGCAGATCAACTTGTATCAACAAATTGTAATCAGTTGCCTCGCTTAGGTTGAGGCGCTCGTCGGTGTATTTGTAAGTATGCTCGCTCATGCAGGGATTTGAACAAAAGTAATATTTTTTCGCACTACTTAATTAACATAGTTATCAGCATTTTTGCATGTGCCCGTATTAGAACAGATAACCCGATTCTTCCCGCATCAGCCCACAACACAGCAAACCGAGCTGTTTGGCAGGCTGCACCGTTTTTTGCAGAGCAATAACGGCGATGAGTGTTTTATTTTGCGGGGCTACGCCGGTACGGGTAAAACAACCGTATTAGGTGCGCTGGTAAAAGCGTTACCACAGTACGAATACAAATCGGTATTACTGGCGCCTACGGGCAGGGCTGCCAAAGTGATCACCAATTATTCGGGCCGTAAAGCTTTTACCATCCATAAACGGATCTACCGGAAGAAATCGGCGATGAATATGAATGAAGGCTTTGCCCTTGCCGAAAACCTGAGCACCAATACGATTTTTATTATCGATGAGGCATCGATGATCTCGCATGAGTTGGGTGGCCACATGCGTGCCACCTTGCTGCAGGATCTGGTAAGTTACGTTTACAACGACAGAAATTGCAAGCTGATGCTGGTAGGAGATACCGCACAATTGCCGCCTGTGGGTGCTTTTGACAGCCCGGCGCTGGATGCCCGGCTCATGAAGGCCGAATTCCGGCTGGCCATCCATGGCTATGAACTTACAGATGTTTTGCGCCAGCAAAAGGATTCGGGCATTTTGCTCAACGTAACGAACCTGCGCGAAATTATTCGCAAGGAAGAGGAAGAGATGCCGCAGATCATCACCGATGGATTTAAGGATGTTACCCGTATGACCAGCGAGCTGCTGGAAGAGGGGTTAAATGATGCCTACAGCAGGCACGGCTATGATGGTACGCTCATCATTTGCCGAAGTAATAAGAACGCCAATATGTATAACCGGCAAATTCGCGGGCGTATCCTGATGCGTGAAGAAGAACTTACCGGTGGCGACCAGCTGATGATCGTTCGGAATAATTATTTCTGGCTGAAAGACGAGGAGGAGCAGCAGAGTACTGGTTTTATTGCGAACGGTGATATTGCCCGGGTGCGTAAAGTACGCCGGATAGAGGAGATGTACGGTTTCCGGTTTGCGGATGTGCAGCTGGAATTTATTGATTATGCCGAAGACCCGGTGCTTGATTGTAAGATTTTGCTGGATACCCTATATTCTGAAGCACCCGCCTTACTGCCAGCCGATCAGAAGCGCCTATACCTGGAGGCTATGAAGGACTACGACCATATCCCAAACAAACGCCTTAAACACGAAGAACTGAAGCTGAACCCGTTCTACAATGCCCTGCAGGTAAAGTTTGCCTACGCCATCACCTGCCATAAAGCCCAGGGCGGCCAATGGGAAGCCGTTTTTGTAGACCAGGGCTACTTAACCGACGAGATGGTGAATACCGATTTCCTTCGATGGTTTTACACCGCGTGTACCCGCGCAACAGAGAAATTGTTCCTGGTGAATTTCAACGAGAAATTTTTTGTCTGAATCAGAATTCACAGAATAGAATGAACAGAATAATAAGCTTGGTACTTTAGGAATGGCCTGATAATTACACAAAACTATAATTCATAATTCTGAAAATTGACTAATTCTGAAAATTCTGATTCAGACTCTACTCCGCCTGCGGCAATTCTATCGTAAACGTGCTGCCTTTACCCTCAATACTCTGCACACTTATCATCCCGCCGTGCCCTTCTACAATATCCTTTACAATGCTTAGTCCGAGTCCGGTGGATTGCTCGCCTTTTAAGCCGGTACGGCCCGCGCCGGAGAATCGGTCGAAGATCTTTGGTACCATCTCTTTCGGGATACCAAGGCCCTGGTCTTTCACTTTAATGATCACCCGCCCCTTTATGCTGCTAAGGTGGATCTCCACTTTGTCGGTGTCTTTAGAGAATTTAAGTGCGTTGCTCACCAGGTTATCTATCACCCTCGGGAATTTATCGTGGTTGATGAGTGCGTACACCGTTTTAACCCCGCTGATCAGCACCACGTTATTTTTGCCGCCAAGCTGTATTTTCCAGCTATTTACCAGGCCCTGCAGCAGGTGATTCAACTCTGTGCGGTGGGTATCGAAATTGGCATTACCCTGATTGCGGGCGGCCTCCAGCAGGTCATCTATTATGGTGCGGGCCTTTACGCAACTATCTCGTATCATAGTCAAATTTTCCTGCGTGTCTTCATCAATATCCTCCAGCTCCATCATCATCGCCAAGGATTCTACCGCTGCGATAGGATTACGCAGATCATGCGCTACGGTGCCTAATACCTGGTTTTTGAAGATGTTTGCTTTTTCAATAACCGTTTTTTTTTCACGGATCTCGATGATCTGGAGGTAATAGCTGGCCTTGTAGGAGAAGAAATACCGGGAAGTGAGGAAAAATCCTGATAATAAAATGGCAGAGATCATCTGATTGTAAGTCATTTCTGTTGCATCGGCCTGGGCATGAAAAAGCAAGATGGTAAACAGGATCTCGGTGCTCACCAGCAGCAGCAATATTTCATAGTACTCAAACACCAACAACACACTAACTAAACTCAGCGCAACAAGGTATAGTGTAAGGGCATTGCTTGGATCGGCTGTGGCAATAAAACTGGAATACATACCACAACTGATGATATACAATGAAAACATAAACACAAAAAGGGCCATCCCTGCAGATCCCCGCTTTGTAGTTTTAAAATTCCTGATGAATAAATGACTGCCTAAATAAAATAGCGGAGTAACTATTATGTAGATCCAGTTGGTCAGGCTAAATTCCGGGAAATTCTGGGCTTTGGTCAAACTCTCCGGAAAAATGTGGTAAAGGACCCGGATTACCAGGTTAAGTACCAGGAAGACGAAACTTGCAGTTCGTACACTAAGTAGGTTTTGATAGGTGTAGTAGTTCCGGTAGGCATGGCTGGACTTTGCCGGTAGTTTGGAGAAATAGTGAGTATCCAATTTGTGTAAGTAAGGGTTGGCTAAAAGTAACAATTTGTGTAAAGAATCTAGAACAAAACTGTAGACTAGACGGCATTTTGACCGATTTTTCTGGATGAAGCGACAATCTGTCCGTTCATTTATAAACCAAGCGCCAATTATTCCTGACTTGATGCGTGGCAGCAGTTTTGAGCATAATCAAGTACTATGAATTTTAACAACTTTACCATAAAAGCACAGGAGGCCGTTCAAAAGGCTTCCGAGATAGCAACAGGCAACCAGCAGCAGGCTATTGAAACAGCACACCTGCTTAAAGGCTTACTATTGGTTGATGAAAATGTTATAACCTATTTATTAAAAAAACTAAATGTTAACCTCAACAGGTTAAACGATACGCTGGATACCCAGATAGCAACTTACCCGAAAGTAAGTGGCAGTAATGTGTATCTGTCGTCAACTGTCAATACTGTGTTGCAAAAGGCGCAATCTTATCTCAAGGAATTTAAAGATGAGTTTGTTTCGGTCGAGCATTTGCTGCTGGGCGTATTGGCTGCCGGCGATAAGACATCATCGGCGCTAAAAGACTTTGGCGTAAATGAAAAAGACCTGAAAAAGGCCATTACCGAATTACGCGGCGATAACAAAGTGACTGACCAGAACGCTGAAGCACAATATAATGCACTAAATAAATATGCACGCAACTTAAATGAATACGCAGAAAGCGGCAAACTCGATCCGGTAATCGGCCGGGATGAGGAAATTCGCAGGGTAATTCAAATTTTGTCGCGCCGTACAAAAAACAACCCCATACTGGTTGGTGAGCCGGGTGTAGGTAAAACCGCCATTGCCGAAGGGATTGCGTTCCGCATCATTAAAGGGGATGTTCCCGAAAGCCTGAAAACAAAAACGGTTTTCTCCCTGGACATGGGAGCCTTGATTGCCGGCGCCAAATACAAAGGCGAATTTGAAGAACGTTTGAAAGCGGTTATTAAAGAAGTGATTCAAAGTGATGGGGAAATTATCCTCTTTATCGATGAGATCCACACGCTGGTAGGTGCAGGCGGCGGGGAAGGCGCAATGGATGCTGCAAACATCCTAAAACCGGCTTTGGCACGTGGCGAATTAAGAGCCATTGGCGCAACTACCCTGAATGAATACCAAAAATATGTGGAGAAAGATAAGGCTCTGGAAC
It encodes the following:
- a CDS encoding alpha-rhamnosidase, with translation MRSLFTLLLPAFLLVAAQTLKAQTPDAPTAPRDWKGQWISAPFDHGKEYGVYYFRKCISLKAKPSSFWVHISADNRYKLYVNGTLVSLGPARGDTYFWNYETVNLAPYLQSGKNAVAALVWNEGRFSPAAQISVRAGFVLQGNSPAEDSLNTNSTWKGVPDNGHQPIPGYFFAASKGEMVNMNNAIKGDWTAVDFDDSKWPGANKITDAKRKGTAWGIEWALVPSTLPAREMTYQRLAKLRSATGIDVPAGFPERTTAVTIPPNTTVSLLLDQSFETNAFVTFKFSGGKDAGISLGYAESLYENGTKGVNKGNRNEVDGKEFIGRTDSLIADGSKGQSFTTLNFRTYRYIKLFVKTSNEPLVIDDLYGTFTGYPFKRTSSIHTDNSEINQMLDIGWRTARLNAWETYTDCPYYEQLQYIGDTRIQAVVSYFNTSDDKLARNALTQIDHSRLPEGVTASCYPSNGTQVISPFSLWYIGMLHDYWMYRGDDDFIKDKLPGARGVLQFFTRYQQADGSLKDTPYWAFVDWAGNMAGGIDGNDGSAAIYDLQLLYAYQWAADMEAKIGLKEYAALYNQKAAQLKVTIQRKYWDPAKKLYADTREKTGYSQHANSLAILTGMVSKADLPAVANGLLNNKSLTQCSVYFKYYLNQALAKAGRGNDYLNWLGIYRENMAMGLTTWAEYSDVNTSRSDCHAWGSSPNIEFFRTVLGIDSYAPGFKKIKIEPHLGDITTISGEIPHPNGKIAAAYKLEDKHWKISAELPKGTTGVLIWKGKQYELKAGSNSLAI
- a CDS encoding 16S rRNA (guanine(966)-N(2))-methyltransferase RsmD, with amino-acid sequence MRIIGGKLKGLRLNPPKNLPVRPTTDLAKEALFNILLNQIEFEDITVLDLFSGTGNIAMEFASRGAAQVTGVDRSQQCVFYVKDTTRQHGLTNVQTFKADVFKYLEMETEQYDLIFADPPYDLNKIPEIPKIIFDKQLLKPDGLLIVEHQSLQNLSNHPAFVEQRKYGHSSFSFFKTPANTPG
- a CDS encoding ATP-dependent endonuclease → MHVPVLEQITRFFPHQPTTQQTELFGRLHRFLQSNNGDECFILRGYAGTGKTTVLGALVKALPQYEYKSVLLAPTGRAAKVITNYSGRKAFTIHKRIYRKKSAMNMNEGFALAENLSTNTIFIIDEASMISHELGGHMRATLLQDLVSYVYNDRNCKLMLVGDTAQLPPVGAFDSPALDARLMKAEFRLAIHGYELTDVLRQQKDSGILLNVTNLREIIRKEEEEMPQIITDGFKDVTRMTSELLEEGLNDAYSRHGYDGTLIICRSNKNANMYNRQIRGRILMREEELTGGDQLMIVRNNYFWLKDEEEQQSTGFIANGDIARVRKVRRIEEMYGFRFADVQLEFIDYAEDPVLDCKILLDTLYSEAPALLPADQKRLYLEAMKDYDHIPNKRLKHEELKLNPFYNALQVKFAYAITCHKAQGGQWEAVFVDQGYLTDEMVNTDFLRWFYTACTRATEKLFLVNFNEKFFV